CTGTCAGTGAGTATCCGTCCATGCTGTAACAAAACCCCCCTCAGATGACACCCACTTTGCCCCTCCTTTCTACTTGCATAGCCTCCACTGACATGGTAATTGGGCTCTGGTATGAACACCAGAAGCCTCGTTGATTTGATGAGTTTCTGGGATTACCTGTAGCCTCAAACTGCAGACCGTCTCTGAAAGCTACAGGCAACTGATTTCCTTTGTTCGAAACACTAGTGTTGATGCCTTTTCAGTGTAGACACCTGGTGAGTGGATCCCTACAGTCTCCTTGCAACTGTGACACTTAACACTACCTGTAACTGGTTCAACAAAGGGTTAAGTATGGGTGTTCCCATTTCCCGCTCACTCCCTCCCAGCCTCTAAtctctttcactctcctctcttcactACCAAGGAGCTTTGGAGAGTCTCCTAAGAACAAAGCTATATATAAACATTGGAAGAGAAAAGTGGTAGCACTTGCTCAAGGATTTATTCTGTTAATATTGAGAAATCTAGCCTTGTTCTTGACCACCAGGGTAAGtttctgaaaaatgtgtgtgtgtgtgtattcttgtGGTTGAGATGTGGAAGCAAAGGGAAGGGCTGTCAATAGTGCGCTGGTCTTGCGTCAGACAAAAGCCATGTGGTGTGCACTGCTGAATAGTATTAGTACAATACTGTTTTTAACTTAACATGTGTTGTTCATTGACAATAATACTACATAAATCATtgaatgttatatatatatatatatatatatccttcTAATTACAACACTCTTTAAAGGCCATGGAGGAGGTTGTTTGGAAAGATGGTTGAATGAATAGATGGAAAGTTCTGgagctctttttttattttattactttttccccctcttttacTGTTTCCACTGTTTAAGAGCTGCCCTAATGGCCAATGAAATATCTAACAAGTTTCTAGTTCACCAGGTTTGTCTAGTTTCTCTGTTTCTATCTCCCCTCATGAAAATGCGAAGCATGGCCCAGTTGTAAAGTCtgccttttaaaatgtgagaGGGCTAACTAATTCTTCAAAACTGTCATTTGTATgagaatgaaatgacaaaatattccTGACATTTAGTCTCTGCTTTGCTGGCTGTGTGCATTGGCCACGGGCCATGGGAAAGTTGTCGGGTATGTAGCTAAAGAAAGTTACTCAACCCCAAACCCAAACTTGACCTAAGGCCAGTGTGCATGGCAAAGGCTACTCTGTATTTAGACTAAATAGCACCATTTACACAGGAACTCTTTGTTTATCTCGGTGACCCACTGCTATCAACCTTCAAGCTGCATGAATTATTGGACGGCAAGGCCTGTGTCAGTGATCAGCGTAGGAGTATAAAAGATTCAAGTTTTGTGTGAAACTCTCAAGGAATGGCACAAAGTAGTGTGAGCGTGTCCTTAGGggtcaaatgtgaaaatcagGGCAGTTTGACCCAGAGAGAAGGGAAGTATCCCATGACCCCGTGGCTGGAGCGCAGGCCCACGCTCATTCTCAGAGTCCGTCCATGACAGCTTTGCGTGGCCTGCTGCAGATTAGAGCAACATAAGTCCTCTGACAACATTTGTTATTTAACACCTTTCATGCCACACAAGCTTTAAATGGACTCACATCCCAAGCAAAGTGCCGCAGTAATCTGGAAGTTTCTTTCAATCCCCATATCTGAAGTAGGGAGCAGTATTGTCAAAGGCATTgccaaaaagcaaaaagcaacaTTCTTGCTGTCTTTGGCAAGTGGAAAAATTACAGTGGTGTGTGTCTCAAGACTTTATAAATAGGTCTGCCCTTTTGCAGCCACAtagcatttttttgtttgtattacaTTATTTGTGTTCAGTGCTTCTTGCTGTGGCTCCCTCCTGTTCAAGCACAAATAACTGGTATGTGTACCTTTAAGAGGCTGAGGGTATATAAACACCTTTGCCACTGTTACTGGATTTGAAACCAGAGCCAACACCTTACGTCTATCAcataaaaatattacataaataCGTCACAACTCTACTTCATCTTCTTCAGAGACCCGTTCTGCATCACCTCCTCTGAGATCTTGTCTTAACTTGCTAAAGTTAAGACAAGATCTCAGAGGAGGTGATGCATACAGAGGCCATGTTTTCTTCCCAAATAATGGAAAGTTGGCAAGACGAGGGCGTAATATTAGTTTGAACGTCACTGGAAAGACACATTTGTGGGAGATCTTGTTGAGTAAGTGAATGATGGATGAAACAGTTGTTTCgtctgtgttttcagccagGTGAAAGTTTGAAGAGGATTCTTTCAATCCAGCAAAAGTACATCTCCAAAAACTTTCAAGTCAAAAACCCCAATAATCACAATGGAGCTTCAGAAGATGAATGGACACAGCAGGGAAGATGGGTAAGTCTCACAGATGAAGAGTAATTGCTGATACAGGTACACTGTGTCATAGGTGTTCAACTCCAGGAATTAAAGTGTTTGTTCACCAGATATAAAATGaggattatgtttttttttccccttgtagGTTTGAAGGACTCGATGGCATGGCTGAACACGAGGAGTTTCTCCCACATAAAACTGGTGTTAAGAAAGAGCTCCACTTTACAGATGTGAGTGCTTTTTCTCAGCCACATGTTAGAAAACGTAGGGGTCACATGCATGAATATGAGCTATGGTGAATACTAATGAGGctgttaatgtgatttttttttttgctcatgaATCGACTTGTCTGTGTGTAACGTCTTCTGTTGTGTTCTTACTGCAGTTTGAGGGAAAGACCTCATTTGGCATGTCAATCTTTAACCTCAGTAACGCCATTATGGGCAGTGGAATTCTGGGATTGGCTTATGCGATGTCCAACACCGGAATCATTCTTTTTATGTGAGTATGCAAGCCAAACACACAGTCCCTCTCTAAGCTAAACCGTGCAGTTGTGTGTTTAACCCCATGTAGCTGCATGTCATTGTAATAATAGTATATTGATTTCAGCTTCTTGTGATATTAAGTATATTTATTTAGTCTTTGTGTGAAGCCAAATATGCACACAGCATTACAACAATGGAGCAGggctgtttgttgtgtgtgtgtgtgtgtgtgtgtgtttgagtttacGAGTTGCAGACTGAGACACTAAAGATTTTTCCAAACTGAAGTCATTTTGTCTGGTCCTCACTTTTTAAAGGGGCTTTTTCTTAATGGCTTTTTCTTAAAAACTAATACTCTTATTTTGAGATTGCTTTTACAAAGCTCATTTACGTatgttttattgctgttgttgtgaaTGTTACCCACACTTTATCTTTTAATATTATGCATTATTAATTGCCTCAGTCTTTTAGATACCTAATTTTGTAAAGCTCTTTGCGGTTCTTTGTGCTCTATTTGAAAAGCATATGTGAACAACTTAGTACAATAGATAATCCGTAGTTTGGGTTATAATTTTGGTGTAAGGTTAACAttagattcagattcagaacaCTTTATTTGTTTCATAGGGACAATTTAAAATTTAGAGTCAGGATTGGAAAAGTGTTCATGTGAGCAGATGCAGATTGGATATAGTCAATAGAGGGTCCTTATAAGGCTAGAAGTGGGGccacagtggtgtgtgtgtgtcatctgaCTGTCTCCGTGTGTTCGTGTTAGACAGGTATGTGCGGGGGATGGGATCTATGCCTCTGTGTCCGTGTGTTTCTGCGTGTCCACCTGTGTGAGCTGGTGCTTTAACACTGTACATACAACAGTGCGAGGCCTGATCTGTCAGAATGTACATGAGAGCTCATACACGCGCAGCTTCCCTAAATCAGATTTGTGTGGTTAAAAATAGCCGGTAGTGATCAGATCCAAGACACGCCTGCCTGGATCAGTCCTGTGCTATGTGGCGGGGGGGGGGTAGGGGAGGTGAGGGGGGTGTCTGGAGAGCCAGTCTGTCACAGCCAAGCtcacttaaaataacaaaacaaaaaagacagcaATCAATTGAGTTTCTAAGGAACAGCTTTATTTCGCTCTTTCCTTTTGTCCTTACTCACACAGTTTTATCTCTAATAAGCATGAATGTCCATTCATGTGATTTTAGACAATGAATTGCTTTTCCTAACAGATGTccactcttttctgtttcagaatCCTTTTGTTGTTCATTGCCATCCTGTCTGCATATTCAATTCATCTGCTGCTAAGAAGTGCCGGAGTTGTGGGTAAGCCAGAGCTAGACTCATCACGCCACAGAGTCACTTCTGTATTCGTAACTTATCTTTATCTCCCCCTTTGCTCTTCTTTATTTAACATTGTAAAGATAGAGACATTCAGCTGGTAACGAATatcaatcaaatgaaataaaatgaggtAAATAGagtaaataaaactttaattagGGGCTACAGAACACttctttaaaacacagcagtgtgtgctcactttttttctgtcatccttccatcatcagggttattatCCATGTACAGACTGAATTCAAGCAGAAAAATCACAGAGGCTTGGCAACAGGTTAAAATCTTGCCTCGTAtatatgtaatgtgtgtgttctttcagGCATCCGGGCTTATGAGCAGCTTGGGAATCGGGCTTTCGGTCCCCCAGGGAAAATGTTGGCCGCGTGCATCATTACAGTACACAACATTGGAGGTATTGTCCTGCCGTACCCTACCTTTGATGTTTATGTCTGATATCTGTAAGTGGAAGCATGTGTATTTAATTGGATAAGGTGAAACCCAAAATAAGACTGCTTTCACTTCCTTTTAGCCATGTCGAGCTACCTCTTCATCGTCAAGTCTGAGCTCCCACTGGTTATTCAAGCCTTCCTTAGTAAACACGAAAACACAGGGTGAGTGTCCAAGTCTGACAATGACTCGTGTATAGTTCAGGAGTGTCACTCTTTTGTTCGTTAGTGTACTGatttctttcatctgtttgtcCGGCTGTTTCTTAGAGAGTGGTTCTTGAATGGAAACTACTTGATCATCATTGTTAGCTGTCTCATCATCCTTCCTCTAGCAACCATGAAACAACTTGGTATGTTGTCATTCTGttgtcacattttctttgtttttatcatccATACTCCACCTCCATGTACATCGCGTCTTCACGACCACTTTTTGTCGTAGCTACTTTTATGTCCTGTAATGAAAGTAAACTATGATCGCTCCCAAAATCTGTCTTCGATCATAAATCATCAGTCATCTCAACACAGGTTATTTGGGCTACACAAGCggcttctccctctcctgcatggtgtttttcctcatttcgGTGAGTCTTAACTATTGGGCtaacacagacgcacacaatAGCACCAGCTGTTCATCcattaaatatttatctttGATCAACCAATGGGTGTGTCTCTCCAGGTTATCTACAAGAAATTCAACATCCTGTGTCCTCTGGAGAATGAATATCATAACATAACTCCTACCGCTGTCACCCACTCTGCAAGTAATGGGACAGATGACTTCTGTGAGGCTAAACTGTTTACCATCAACTCACAGGTGAGTGAGTTTCACATTACCAGTGTCCAGTTTCCTGAATTGTCAGCTGTAAAAGTATCTCCTAGTTAGTACAGTGGTTACCTGCCACATGTTCTGCACCAGAGCGTGTAATGTCAACACAGTGCTGGGTATAAAACAGCACTGTTCACTATTCTTCGAGCAATGATTGGTGGGTTACTCACTGACCTTTGGTGTGTCTTGCTTTTAGACATCATACACCATCCCAATTCTGGCCTTCGCTTTCGTTTGTCACCCAGAGGTGCTGCCAATCTACACTGAGCTACGAGAGTAAGTCAGAACGTCATCATCCGTTATGACGAAATCCAAATgtcacacaaagagaaaagattttgtaaaatgaatgtCATTTCTCTGCTTGCCTTTAAACTAGTCCTACCAAGAAACGCATGCAGAATGTTGCCAACATCTCCATCCTGGCCATGTTCATCATGTACCTCCTAACTGCTCTTTTTGGTTACCTCACCTTTTACGGTAAGGATACTCTCTTCACTTACTCCTGAGAGTCAAAGGTCTCCTTGTTCTGACGCTGTGATGCTTGTgctgatttgaaatgaatgaccTACTTGTACCCAGAACCCATGTGCATTTTCCACTGTTGTGAATGAGGGACTAGAGCACGTGAGATAAGTCGGATGGTGTTTGCTTCCTTGTGGGTAGGTGCCGTTGAATCCGAGCTGTTACACACCTACATTCAAGTGGATGCCTTGGACGTCCTGATGCTCTGTGTGCGTCTGGCTGTGCTGGTGGCCGTCACTCTGACTGTCCCGGTGGTTCTCTTCCCGGTAAGACATCTATCATGCCAGTTTAGTGTGAATATTTAGATAAAATAACAAGTAACAATATTTCTCAtgatttctttactttttgCATACATTGTAATTCAATGCACTTCACTTAACAACAAAAGTAGATTAAGGTCAATAAAGCCCAAAAGAGGAGATTAACAATTGGCCATGCAGGAGTGTCTTTTTGCATCCAGGTGCAATTAGCCAGATGGTTGCTATTTGGCTATTTACACACGGTCTGGTCATGCATTACAAAGAACGATACATTCTCATGGCAAATGTGGGTGTGGAGGCTGAATGGTTAAGGTGCTGGACTTTCATGTGGGGGATAACACTTCAGCGTAACAATCAAACGAGAGACCAACTGTCAAAGTAGACTCTTtacttttatgtatttatttgtagaaTAGTTAAGttacatattttcttttatcattacCAGTTTTCATTACCAGTTTGGTAAGAGtgaggcaccaaaactacttggttaggaTTTGGAAAAGATTGTGGTTTGGGTTAGAATAacaagtcaaatacaaatatagaagGCAGGGTAcattaaatgtaaaacttttttACAACATACACTTGGCTGTAAATAGCTAATGTGGCTATTTACATCCAGGTGCAAATAGTATTGTTGGCCATATAATGGTGGACCCAGAATTGCCATTGGGCACTGCATATGTGTAATGTTCATTCTTTTTAATGAAGAATTTCTGTATGTGACAAAAAAGTCTTAATTGGTCAATATGCCCGAGACTTTTAGCTGTTTTTTATCTAGCGTGGCATAAGTTAGACTACAGCTCCGTGTTCATATCAGATGTCAGCACATATAGTGTAAGGGTCTTACTTCACTCCCTAACAATGGTGTCTGGGCAGATCTTGAACTTACACACTGCTAACATAACCTCTGCACCACATAACTGAGGCACCAAAGGATGCATGTACGAGAATAAgaattgttttattatatatcaAGATGCTGAAACTGCCCCACTGTTTCAGTGCTGTGCCTCCCCCAGTGAAACCTCAACCaccagctgtttctgtttcaataATGTGTTGACTGTGTGGACCTTTTAAACACCCTCTTAACCACCAGTTCAGGGTTTGAGTTTTGTGGGAGCTGAACTCCCATAAGGAGAggacagcagcagtaaaatcaAACATCAGTGGGGGTCGCTGatgtatcattttattttaatcacagATCATGCATTTGTAAGAGTATTGCTTGcgttaaagaaataaataggCTAAAAAGATACAGCTGTTGCAAATAGTggactgctgagtgtgtgtgtgtaacagtgttgATGCAGTGAGCAGTGAagtgtctctcactctctcactcactgaAAGCACACAGTTATTAGgctattatttatcattaaatattttagagactcctcagagctcagattACAACTCTGGAATACAAATGACAAGGATTACAAGGAATTATTAAGTACACACCGCAGATCCGCAAACATATACTGTAATCACAAACTTTTAGTAAATAATGaacagtttgatattttgggaaatatgtctATTCACTTCACTCACAGACAGTTAAATGGAGAGATTGATAGCACTCTTATGCCTGTCCATTCAATATGATGTGGAAGCTAGGAGACTGTTAGTTTAGCTCACATAAAGACTGGAACCAgggagaaacagctagcctgtccAGAATTTAAGACAGCATCTACCAGCACCTCTCAAACTCACTAAGCTGCAAAGATATCGACTAAATGGGGTGGAGTTGAGTTCAGGTATACAGGATCGTATTTTACTCAAGGCTTTGCCCACCAGTCTCTCAAAAGCAGATCTACAATAATGAtacttcatatatttcatatgtaaAGAAAAGCATGACAGTTTcccctttttccttctttaaCTGTGCAGATCCGCAGGGCCTTGCTGCAGATCTTATTCCCCGACAAGGGTTTCAGCTGGGCCATACACATCAGCATAGCATTTTGCCTCATCTTCTTGGTCAACCTTCTTGTTATCTTCGTGCCCTCCATCCGCGACATCTTTGGCCTCATCGGTATGTTTACACATGAAGAATGACCAGCCATTGTGGGCTTCACACTTTTGTGGTGTGAGCTATATTATCTGTAAGCCGTGTGATCACTTAAATAAACTACTTCTCCTCTGTTTCCCCTCCTTCATCTACAGGAGCCACATCTGCCCCCAGCCTCATCTTCATCCTACCGGGAATCTTCTACATTCGGATCGTTCCTGAAGACCAGGAGCCTTTTTGGTCTAGACCCAAGATTCAGGTGAGGCTTCAGCCATCAAGGACTCAACAATATCAAGGATCAAGGAGTTATAACGTGCTGCTGATCCagatgttgttttctttccctccactCTCTGTAGGCCGCGTGCTTTGCTACACTGGGATTCGTCTTCATGGTCATGAGTTTGTCATTTATCATCATTGACTGGGCGACTGGGGAGTCCAGAAGTGGAGGCGGGCACTAGTCGCCATGACAGAGCAGAGATACTACAAACCAAATGCCAATCAAAGCTCTCCCTGTCATTAAATTACCCCTCATCTGCCGAGTTCTCATCCACAGCCAAGTTGGAAAGTTTGGCGGCACAAGACTAAGGATGTGTGAAAAtcctaaacaaaaaaaaaagaaaaaaagaacgcATTTTGACATGTGAAGGGGCAGATGAAAGGCCCCGTTAGTGGGGAGAGATTACAGAAGTGTGAGTATACAAAGCAAAGTGTTCCGACTGAATAAAACATATGCCACGGCTCGCTGTAAGGATGCTGTTTGGAGGCATGTGTAGAAGAGCAAAAGAATGAATGGGAACAGCATGACTCAAATGGAAATCCCATTTTAGAGTATGGATGTGTACAGTTCCGTGGAATAGCTCAGTCACTGCCAAAATCCTTCCAACCTACTTCCCTATCATCTCAGATTTTACAGGACAGAATTTGATAGTGTGGTAAGTCAATCATTTCCTTCTCCCGGGAGTTTGCTTTTTATCATacaggaaaaacatttcacattgttCATTCATCAGAGTGTGTTTCATCACACATCTAGGACTGTGCTGGAATGTGCTGGTGCAGCGCTGTCCAAATATCCCTGAACCTTACGGATTTAGCTAAATATGACCAGCAAGGGTTAGTCTGCAGCTCCACACTCACCCCTCCATTctattaaaatctaattttcacCCACTCTTACATGGACATTGTTTCATGCaattaatgtgacattttattaatttatccTGCCACTGACATGACTATTGTAAAGGTGACCATCTTTAAAGCTGAGTCTGAGGTGACCTTTTACAGATAATCTAACAGACACGGTGCAATTCTTGGTGTTCAGCTGCTATCCACGAAggtcaaacagacacagaaacatggtCTGTACTAGTTTTTATGTGTTCCTGAAAAAATTGTGGAGAATTCAAACCAAAGAATGAAACTACTGTTTCTCATTAAAATAGGGTGTAACACActatgtgtttgttgtttttttttacaattccTGCAACAGCAAATTTAAAATTGTACATAAAGAAATGCAGTGTTAAAAATGCTGTGTCTTTTTTAGCAGTCCCAGAAACTGTTCGATATGGTGAATAATGACGTATGGTTTTTAAGTTAAAATGAATGGAGTCtttcctttgtcttttctttttttgtctgtaaaattTGACTAAAATATATTGTAACTTTGTTATTCATcctgtacatttttaaattaatttgattgTTATCTGTCAATAAAATATGTCTGTCATTTGTACAGAAGTTTTGAGCCGTCTTTTAATGTATGTAAAATGGTAAGAAATTGTCTGTGTGGCCAGAAAATTAATGTACTCACAGCAGAGCGATAGTGCACTGCCTCCTTCTGAAAATGGAAGTATCACATTCATTTGTGCTGTGCGtctgagagaaagaagaaaagtggGGGTTAGAGAAGTGCGGTTGGCTGTTTCCTGCTTTGAGTTGGTGTGCACAGtaacagagaagagaaacttCCTTGACTGTATAGCTTAGCATTCTGACAGTGTAGAGAGGACGCTTATTTAAATGCAGTGCACAGTAATTTAAGATAAACGGGGAGCTTTATCAGAGGACCATGAGCCGTGGATCTAAATCTAAAGCGGACAGCACCTGGAGCTCTCTGCTGAGCCCACAGGAGAATGAGAAGCTGGAGGACCTGATGGGGAGAAGGTGTGCTGTAAGTTTTGACCTGACCAGGGAGGGGATTGCCCACTGACAGACTGATATCCTGTTCTGTTTGTCCTTACTTGTGTCCTTTCTGATGGAGGAGTTTAGCGCCGATGTGAAGGGAGAAGTGATATAAGATAGATGCAGGTTATACTGGTTGCTACATATAGATGTAAATAGTTTTCGTTCCTCAAAACTTTGGTGGGTTAATATGTCCAGCATTATATAAAGAATTTCTTCTGAGCTCCTTGTTGTTAGTTTATTTACTGGCTTTTCATTAGTTTCATATATTCAGGGAAATTTGAACTCCAGTCTTACTTTAACATGTATTTTCTTAAATAGAATCTACTGTACGTTGAAACCAGTGAAGCTCAAAATGAACTGCTGACATTAGGTCATCACAAAGGAGGCAGCTGCAACAGGAAATGGTGGCTGAACGGTTTCCTCCTCTGGTGTCAGAATTAGATAGTAGTTAGGTTTAGTCATATAGCAGAGTAGAAGTTGTCTTGTTCCTGAACGGATTAAAAGAATACACATTTTATTGACTTATACATCTGCTGTGGCAAATTAGGAGCACTTTGTTGTTATCTGAACAAATGAAAGCAGACAAGGAAGTGAATACTAACCACAAAATTGCAAATTTCCATGTGAGCTGCAATTAAATGAGTCCTATCTGCACTGAACTGTTTTTAATatctgtgttgtctgtgtgatTAGTCCATGGCCACTGCAGTGGCACAGCTGTTCATGGCTCTGCCTCACAGTCCATCCATGTGGAGCTTACAGCACACCGGGGTGGTCTGCTTCATCAAAGACAACCCTCAGCGCTCCTACTTCATACGGATGTTTGATTTGAAGGTAACCTCTCAGACGATGCTGCCATCATACCAAAAACCGAATTACAAGGCTGGATGAGAGCATTTAGGTCCTTTTCAGACTGATGATCTAATCACTGCACATGTGCTGTCGTGTGAATTGAAAAGTTACCAAACTATGATGCAAGATCGCTCGCTATTATTGTATCATTGAGagactgaaatattaaatattaatgaatgtttttccCCACAGGCAGGGAGGCAGATTTGGGAGCAGGAGCTCTACAACCAAATTGTTTACTCCTCACAACAGCCATACTTTCATACCTTCGCAGCGGATGTAAGCAACGCCCTCATGAGACACCTACTTAGTTACTGCCATTATCAGTTGTCATTTACTATCAATAAGATACAAATCTTAAAAGTCTTTAAAGTACTGTTACTGAAGCATGTTTATTGGGATTCCTTGTTTATTCCTTGCGCGCTGCAGGACTGTCAAGTCGGGCTGAACTTTGCTTTGCAACAAGAAGCAGAGGCCTTCCACAAAGCTGTCAAGGAGAAAATCCACCAAAGACACAGCCGTCAAGGTCAGTGAGGTCACAGCCCCCacttgaatatttatttttaggaTTAGAGAGcatgaaagacatttttaattcaatgaTTTATAGCCATATTTGCAACTCCACTCTGCTGTATGTTCTTGGGTTAATATGTTGTTTGCAATATGATCCTGGAAAAAGATTATTTAAATGAACTTGATGAAATGAGCTTGACTTTTGCC
This sequence is a window from Pempheris klunzingeri isolate RE-2024b chromosome 11, fPemKlu1.hap1, whole genome shotgun sequence. Protein-coding genes within it:
- the LOC139209477 gene encoding sodium-coupled neutral amino acid transporter 3-like → MELQKMNGHSREDGFEGLDGMAEHEEFLPHKTGVKKELHFTDFEGKTSFGMSIFNLSNAIMGSGILGLAYAMSNTGIILFIILLLFIAILSAYSIHLLLRSAGVVGIRAYEQLGNRAFGPPGKMLAACIITVHNIGAMSSYLFIVKSELPLVIQAFLSKHENTGEWFLNGNYLIIIVSCLIILPLATMKQLGYLGYTSGFSLSCMVFFLISVIYKKFNILCPLENEYHNITPTAVTHSASNGTDDFCEAKLFTINSQTSYTIPILAFAFVCHPEVLPIYTELRDPTKKRMQNVANISILAMFIMYLLTALFGYLTFYGAVESELLHTYIQVDALDVLMLCVRLAVLVAVTLTVPVVLFPIRRALLQILFPDKGFSWAIHISIAFCLIFLVNLLVIFVPSIRDIFGLIGATSAPSLIFILPGIFYIRIVPEDQEPFWSRPKIQAACFATLGFVFMVMSLSFIIIDWATGESRSGGGH